Proteins co-encoded in one Campylobacter concisus genomic window:
- the mnmE gene encoding tRNA uridine-5-carboxymethylaminomethyl(34) synthesis GTPase MnmE, translating into MSETIAALATAYGIGSVSIVRLSGKDALAISLKLLKLSNLEPRYAKLAKIYSLDDEILDEGIVIYFKAPASFTGEDIVEFQTHGGVMVSERILNELIKAGARLAMPGEFSKRAFLNGKMDLAKAEAMQGLITSKSENAAKILTRQMQGDLSKFVGEIRGEVVKTLAFVETMIDYADDDLPANLLEQTKQMLLKNSEKLERIAALSEQRRGLIDGFKIAIVGKPNVGKSSILNSFLAYERAIVSDEAGTTRDRIEENFKIGSHLVRIIDTAGIRKDAGRIEQIGINYSISAINEADIILAVFDGSNPSDEQDKEIIKLVSNSNKKAFFILNKSDLAFKFDINLDGAIKISAKTDTSVVLKKLEEYLKTQDTDEIMLSSNRQILSCKEASEALKRALNLLAESELELFAYELNAAIEQISSITKPFERSEILDEMFSSFCLGK; encoded by the coding sequence ATGAGTGAAACTATCGCAGCCCTTGCCACAGCTTATGGCATCGGCTCAGTTTCTATCGTAAGGCTTAGCGGCAAGGACGCCTTAGCCATCTCTTTAAAACTTCTTAAACTTTCAAATTTAGAGCCAAGATACGCAAAACTAGCCAAAATCTACTCCCTTGATGATGAAATTTTAGACGAGGGCATCGTTATATATTTTAAAGCCCCAGCAAGCTTTACAGGCGAGGATATCGTCGAATTTCAAACTCATGGTGGCGTGATGGTGAGTGAGAGAATTTTAAATGAGCTAATAAAGGCTGGCGCAAGGCTTGCTATGCCAGGCGAGTTTAGCAAGCGAGCATTTTTAAATGGCAAGATGGATCTAGCTAAGGCTGAGGCTATGCAAGGGCTCATCACTTCAAAAAGCGAGAACGCTGCTAAAATTTTGACCCGCCAGATGCAAGGCGATCTTAGTAAATTTGTAGGCGAGATCAGGGGCGAAGTGGTCAAAACTCTTGCCTTTGTTGAGACGATGATTGATTATGCTGATGATGATCTGCCTGCAAATTTACTAGAGCAGACCAAGCAGATGCTTTTAAAAAATAGTGAGAAGCTAGAGCGCATAGCCGCACTTAGTGAGCAAAGAAGAGGGCTAATAGATGGCTTTAAGATCGCCATCGTTGGTAAGCCAAATGTTGGCAAAAGCTCCATTTTAAACTCATTTTTGGCATACGAGAGGGCGATCGTTAGCGACGAGGCGGGCACGACCAGAGATAGGATAGAAGAAAATTTCAAGATCGGCTCACATCTGGTTCGCATAATAGATACCGCTGGCATTAGAAAAGATGCTGGAAGGATCGAGCAAATCGGCATAAACTACTCAATCTCGGCTATAAACGAGGCTGACATTATCCTGGCTGTCTTTGACGGCTCAAATCCAAGCGATGAGCAAGACAAAGAGATAATCAAGCTCGTTTCTAACTCAAACAAAAAAGCCTTTTTTATCCTAAACAAAAGCGATCTGGCATTTAAATTTGACATAAATTTGGACGGTGCTATCAAAATTTCAGCAAAAACCGATACGAGTGTAGTTTTAAAAAAGCTCGAGGAATATCTCAAGACGCAAGACACCGACGAGATCATGCTAAGCTCAAACCGCCAAATTTTAAGCTGCAAAGAGGCGAGCGAGGCTTTAAAAAGAGCGTTAAATTTGCTTGCCGAGTCTGAGCTCGAGCTTTTTGCTTATGAGCTAAATGCGGCGATAGAGCAAATCTCGTCAATCACGAAGCCGTTTGAAAGAAGCGAAATTTTAGACGAAATGTTTAGCAGCTTTTGCCTGGGTAAGTGA
- a CDS encoding Jag N-terminal domain-containing protein yields the protein MKIEANTLQEAFQKAAEQLNCSVTQLDIKVLQHPRSGFLGFFKKTAIIEANLENQPKPNRPKNDRNFAKKSDENESIKEEKKQGKKHDHSDKKRGSKKHRDEKSETKFEQKEHKNEKSNLSEKNEALAKDAFAQKSEEVETGYVIKRLDEPKEIKESQASKNVPKNILDNSIIENFNQTDEDSAAQALQKEKKEKATIDFDKILPEIKEGMNRLFKASCFDISKIEVSKFDDETVLIELDGADAALLIGKEGYRYKAISYMLYNWLNSKYNLAIRLEIAQFLQNQEAMMDQYLNGVIERVQNSGRAQTKPLDGVLVKIALEKLRDKFPDKYVGIKSGNDGKFVVVNDFFKK from the coding sequence ATGAAAATAGAAGCAAATACCCTTCAAGAGGCATTTCAAAAAGCAGCTGAGCAGCTTAACTGCTCAGTAACTCAGCTTGATATCAAAGTCTTGCAACATCCAAGAAGTGGCTTTTTGGGATTTTTTAAAAAGACAGCGATTATCGAAGCAAATTTAGAAAATCAGCCAAAGCCGAACAGGCCAAAAAATGATAGAAATTTTGCTAAAAAAAGTGATGAAAACGAATCTATAAAAGAAGAGAAAAAACAAGGCAAAAAACACGATCATAGTGATAAAAAGCGAGGCTCTAAAAAACATAGAGATGAAAAAAGCGAAACTAAATTTGAGCAAAAAGAGCATAAAAATGAAAAGTCAAATTTAAGTGAAAAAAATGAAGCTCTAGCTAAAGATGCATTTGCTCAAAAGAGTGAAGAAGTTGAAACGGGATATGTGATAAAGAGACTTGATGAGCCAAAAGAAATAAAGGAGTCACAAGCTAGTAAAAATGTTCCTAAAAATATTTTAGATAATTCTATTATTGAAAATTTTAATCAAACCGATGAAGATAGTGCGGCTCAAGCTTTACAAAAAGAAAAAAAAGAAAAAGCAACAATCGACTTTGATAAAATTTTACCTGAGATCAAAGAGGGCATGAACCGTCTTTTTAAGGCAAGTTGTTTTGATATTAGTAAAATTGAAGTTAGCAAATTTGACGATGAAACGGTGCTTATAGAGCTTGATGGAGCTGATGCGGCTCTACTTATAGGCAAAGAAGGTTATAGGTATAAAGCGATATCTTACATGCTTTATAACTGGCTAAACTCAAAATACAACCTTGCTATCCGCCTTGAAATCGCGCAATTTTTGCAAAATCAAGAAGCGATGATGGATCAATATCTAAATGGCGTGATCGAGCGTGTGCAAAATAGTGGTAGAGCTCAAACAAAGCCACTTGATGGGGTTTTGGTCAAGATCGCACTTGAGAAACTTCGCGATAAATTCCCAGATAAATATGTCGGCATAAAAAGTGGCAATGACGGCAAATTTGTCGTCGTAAATGACTTTTTCAAAAAATGA
- the yidC gene encoding membrane protein insertase YidC, whose product MEHMSMQKRLLLAALLSIVFFIVYDFFMPKRVVPEQNQTTISQAIDQNKAPNTNQNTPKSNENLASNEIIATIKGQSYEAKIDKLGRISKFYLTEDKYKTEDGNKIELVSQNPLPLELRFNDSTLNTDAFKVAYSSDASEIDASSEPKTIKLTQNLDGVTVTKNIKFYPNGRYEVEVNLSKSVDYFITPGFRPNIAIDSYTVHGVMLRNTDDSLNIIEDGDAKEVKNYVNTTIAAASDRYYTTLFYSFEKPFEVAVDKDSNNNPILFVKANGNLKLGAYIGPKEHKILSSMDERLNDVIEYGWFTFIAKPMFAFLNFLHNYIGNWGWAIVVLTLVIRIVLFPLTYKGMLSMNKLKELAPKVKELQTKYKDDKQKMQVHMMELYKKHGANPMGGCLPILLQIPVFFAIYRVLLNAIELKGAPWVLWIHDLSVMDPYFVLPILMGLTMFLQQKLTPTTFTDPMQEKVMKFLPLIFTFFFVTFPAGLTLYWFVNNVCSVVQQVFVNKLFEKHKKAAEVKA is encoded by the coding sequence ATGGAACACATGTCTATGCAAAAAAGGTTGCTTCTTGCAGCGCTTTTATCTATTGTTTTTTTTATAGTGTATGATTTTTTTATGCCAAAAAGAGTGGTGCCTGAGCAAAACCAAACTACAATCTCTCAAGCAATAGATCAAAATAAAGCTCCAAATACAAATCAAAATACACCAAAATCAAATGAAAATTTAGCTTCAAACGAGATAATAGCTACTATCAAAGGTCAAAGCTACGAAGCAAAAATAGATAAGCTAGGAAGAATTTCAAAATTCTATCTAACTGAAGATAAGTATAAAACAGAAGATGGCAACAAAATCGAGCTTGTTTCGCAAAATCCATTGCCACTTGAGCTTAGATTTAACGATAGTACTTTAAACACTGATGCCTTTAAGGTTGCATATAGTAGTGACGCTAGCGAGATAGATGCTAGCAGCGAGCCTAAAACGATAAAACTTACTCAAAATTTAGATGGAGTTACAGTCACAAAAAATATCAAATTTTACCCAAATGGCAGATATGAAGTTGAAGTAAATTTAAGTAAAAGTGTTGATTATTTCATCACTCCTGGCTTTAGACCAAATATCGCGATAGATAGCTACACAGTTCACGGCGTGATGCTTAGAAACACGGATGATAGCCTAAATATTATAGAAGATGGTGACGCCAAAGAGGTTAAAAACTATGTAAATACCACAATAGCGGCCGCATCTGATAGATACTATACGACGCTATTTTACTCATTTGAAAAGCCATTTGAAGTAGCCGTAGACAAAGATTCTAACAACAATCCTATTCTTTTTGTAAAGGCAAATGGTAATTTAAAATTAGGCGCATATATCGGACCAAAAGAGCATAAAATTTTAAGCTCAATGGACGAGAGACTAAACGACGTTATTGAGTATGGTTGGTTTACATTTATAGCAAAACCGATGTTTGCATTTTTGAATTTCTTACATAACTACATTGGCAACTGGGGTTGGGCGATAGTTGTGCTAACACTTGTTATAAGGATAGTTTTATTCCCACTTACATACAAGGGTATGCTATCTATGAATAAGCTTAAAGAGCTTGCTCCAAAGGTAAAAGAGCTTCAGACAAAATATAAAGATGATAAGCAAAAAATGCAAGTTCATATGATGGAGCTTTATAAAAAGCATGGTGCAAATCCGATGGGTGGCTGCTTACCAATCTTGCTTCAAATTCCAGTATTTTTTGCGATCTACCGCGTTTTACTAAATGCGATCGAGCTAAAAGGTGCTCCTTGGGTACTTTGGATACACGATCTTTCAGTAATGGATCCATATTTTGTATTACCTATTTTGATGGGTCTAACGATGTTTTTACAGCAGAAGCTTACACCAACGACATTTACTGATCCTATGCAAGAAAAGGTGATGAAATTTTTACCTCTTATATTTACATTTTTCTTCGTGACATTCCCAGCTGGTCTTACACTTTACTGGTTTGTAAATAACGTTTGCTCGGTTGTTCAGCAAGTATTTGTAAATAAACTTTTTGAAAAACATAAAAAAGCTGCGGAGGTAAAGGCTTAA
- the yidD gene encoding membrane protein insertion efficiency factor YidD, with translation MKKIAIKAIAFYQKYISILLPKSCRYYPTCSQYAIWEFQTNSFFSAFFATFMRILKCNQLFKGGINYPIIYKKFNLCFISQKSDTRNVNFWFVPCQNSKFYVVKVLDKLKEKK, from the coding sequence ATGAAAAAAATTGCGATTAAAGCTATCGCTTTTTATCAAAAATATATTTCCATACTTCTACCAAAAAGCTGTCGTTATTATCCGACTTGCTCACAATACGCGATTTGGGAATTTCAAACAAATAGTTTTTTTTCTGCTTTTTTTGCAACCTTCATGCGAATTTTAAAATGTAATCAGCTTTTTAAAGGCGGTATCAACTACCCAATCATCTACAAAAAATTTAACTTATGTTTTATATCTCAAAAAAGTGATACCAGAAATGTAAATTTTTGGTTTGTCCCTTGTCAGAATAGTAAATTTTATGTCGTAAAAGTATTAGATAAATTAAAGGAAAAAAAATAA